Proteins co-encoded in one Populus trichocarpa isolate Nisqually-1 chromosome 10, P.trichocarpa_v4.1, whole genome shotgun sequence genomic window:
- the LOC7458148 gene encoding very-long-chain enoyl-CoA reductase: MKVTVVSRSGREVIKGGLELSDSATVADLQEAIHKRTKKFYPSRQRLTLPLPPGSKERPVVLSYKKNLKEYCDGNLGNLTVVFKDLGPQVSYRTLFFCEYLGPLVLYPVFYYFPVYEFFGYKGKRIIHPVQTYALYYWCFHYFKRIMETFFVHRFSHATSPLSNVFRNCAYYWTFGSFIAYYVNHPLYTPVSDLQMKIGFGFGLVCQLANLYCHMLLRNLRRPGGNGGYQIPSGFLFNIVTCANYTTEIYQWLGFNVATQTVSGYFFLVVATSIMTNWALAKHRRLKKLFDGKDGRPRYPRRWVILPPFL; the protein is encoded by the exons ATGAAGGTGACTGTAGTTTCTCGCAGTGGTAGAGAGGTCATTAAAGGGGGCCTTGAGCTCAGTGATTCG GCTACAGTGGCTGATCTGCAAGAGGCTATTCATAAGCGAA CCAAAAAATTCTACCCTTCAAGACAGCGGCTGACCCTACCTCTTCCACCGGGATCAAAGGAAAGGCCCGTTGTCCTTAGCTACAAGAAGAACCTCAAAGAATACTGTGATGGGAATTTGGGCAACTTAACTGTTGTTTTCAAGGACCTGGGTCCGCAAGTTTCCTACCGCACACTCTTTTTCTGTGAATACTTGGGTCCTTTGGTGCTCTATCCTGTTTTTTACTACTTCCCAGTCTACGAGTTTTTTGGCTACAAGGGGAAGCGAATCATCCACCCAGTTCAGACATATGCATTGTACTACTGGTGCTTCCACTATTTCAAACGCATCATGGAAACATTTTTTGTGCACCGATTTAGCCATGCAACCTCGCCACTCTCCAATGTGTTTCGAAATTGTGCTTATTATTGGACCTTTGGTTCCTTTATCGCATACTATGTGAACCATCCCCTTTACACCCCAGTTAGTGATCTTCAAATGAAgattggatttggatttggtttggtttgtcAACTCGCAAACTTGTATTGCCATATGTTGCTGAGGAATCTTCGCCGTCCAGGTGGGAATGGTGGCTATCAAATTCCAAGTGGGTTTCTCTTCAATATTGTGACATGTGCAAATTACACAACAGAGATTTATCAGTGGTTAGGTTTCAACGTTGCAACACAGACTGTTTCAGGCTACTTTTTTCTTGTGGTTGCCACTTCCATCATGACCAACTGGGCCCTTGCAAAGCATCGGAGATTGAAGAAG CTATTTGATGGAAAGGACGGAAGACCCAGATATCCACGCCGATGGGTTATACTGCCCCCATTCCTGTAG
- the LOC18102716 gene encoding uncharacterized protein LOC18102716 isoform X4 translates to MGLTKIKHSSHSEHFLLLKYPREPYECNGCKGLGLGPCYECEHEDCSFYLHEECAKASPSAFHSFSKCSLRFHSRAPQEDERFCDACGQDVLGFVYQCKHKKPHDYHPSCLKLQRSLTADDGTRLHLREKLPSKCLNCGSRKTWNGIKGWSYVSSCGQYCYHVACVKDMILKKWKKGYFLQDGNVNETDNYLALQSAIPSRELELPSRKSSSKAKKTWIRKAKKAIMLIISALFGDPTTLISLLVQQLLSD, encoded by the exons ATGGGATTAACCAAGATTAAACATTCCAGTCATAGCGAACATTTTCTGTTGTTGAAGTATCCACGAGAGCCTTATGAATGTAACGGATGCAAAGGACTGGGGCTCGGCCCATGCTATGAATGCGAGCACGAAGACTGCAGCTTCTATCTTCACGAGGAATGCGCAAAGGCTTCTCCATCTGCCTTCCATTCATTTTCGAAGTGCAGCTTGAGATTTCACTCCAGAGCCCCGCAAGAGGATGAAAGATTCTGTGATGCTTGTGGACAAGATGTATTAGGGTTCGTGTACCAGTGCAAACATAAGAAGCCACACGATTACCATCCCAGCTGTTTAAAGCTCCAGCGTAGCTTAACAGCTGATGATGGCACGAGGTTACACCTGAGGGAGAAGCTGCCATCGAAATGCTTAAACTGTGGAAGTAGGAAAACTTGGAACGGAATCAAAGGGTGGTCCTATGTTTCTTCCTGTGGTCAATATTGTTACCATGTAGCTTGTGTGAAGGACATGATCTTGAAGAAGTGGAAGAAGGGTTATTTCCTTCAAGATGGAAACGTGAATGAGACGGATAATTAC CTAGCACTTCAAAGTGCCATCCCAAGTAGAGAACTAGAACTCCCAAGTAGGAAAAGTTCAAGCAAGGCCAAGAAAACATGGATCAGAAAGGCAAAGAAAGCTATTATGCTTATTATTTCTGCTTTGTTTGGAGATCCTACGACTCTGATTTCATTGCTTGTTCAACAGTTGCTCTCCGATTAA
- the LOC18102716 gene encoding uncharacterized protein LOC18102716 isoform X3, with protein sequence MGLTKIKHSSHSEHFLLLKYPREPYECNGCKGLGLGPCYECEHEDCSFYLHEECANATPSAFHSFSKCSLRFHSRAPQGGRRFCDACGQDVLGFVYQCKHKKPHDYHPSCLKLQRTLTAEDGTGLHLREKLPSKCLNCGNRKTWNGIKGWSYVSSCGQYCYHVACVKDMILKKWKKGYFLQDGNVNETDNYLALQSAIPSRELELPSRKSSSKAKKTWIRKAKKAIMLIISALFGDPTTLISLLVQQLLSD encoded by the coding sequence ATGGGATTAACCAAGATTAAACATTCCAGTCATAGCGAACATTTTCTGTTGTTGAAGTATCCACGAGAGCCTTATGAATGTAACGGATGCAAAGGACTGGGGCTCGGCCCATGCTACGAATGCGAGCACGAAGACTGCAGCTTCTATCTTCACGAGGAATGCGCAAATGCTACTCCATCTGCCTTCCATTCATTTTCGAAGTGCAGCTTGAGATTTCACTCCAGAGCCCCGCAAGGGGGTAGAAGATTCTGTGATGCTTGTGGACAAGATGTATTAGGGTTCGTGTACCAGTGCAAACATAAGAAGCCACACGATTACCATCCCAGCTGTTTAAAGCTCCAGCGTACCTTAACAGCTGAAGATGGCACGGGGTTACACCTGAGGGAGAAGCTGCCATCGAAATGCTTAAACTGTGGAAATAGGAAAACTTGGAACGGAATCAAAGGCTGGTCCTATGTTTCTTCCTGTGGTCAATATTGTTACCATGTAGCATGTGTGAAGGACATGATCTTGAAGAAGTGGAAGAAGGGTTATTTCCTTCAAGATGGAAACGTGAATGAGACGGATAATTACCTAGCACTTCAAAGTGCCATCCCAAGTAGAGAACTAGAACTCCCAAGTAGGAAAAGTTCAAGCAAGGCCAAGAAAACATGGATCAGAAAGGCAAAGAAAGCTATTATGCTTATTATTTCTGCTTTGTTTGGAGATCCTACGACTCTGATTTCATTGCTTGTTCAACAGTTGCTCTCCGATTAA
- the LOC7458149 gene encoding KIN17-like protein, producing MGKNDFLTPKAIANRIKAKGLQKLRWYCQMCQKQCRDENGFKCHCMSESHQRQMQVFGQNPNRIIDGYSEEFENEFLDMMKRSHRFSRVAATVVYNEYIHDRHHIHMNSTQWATLTEFVKYLGRTGKCKVDETPKGWFITYIDRDSETIFKENMKNKRVRADLAEEEKQEREIKKQIEKAGELSVNNDGVESGDVDNGEVRPAKELKLDSGVKVGFALGLKSNNVGKDRGESSSSRLVFEEVEDKERKMGRSKESSNGGKSGKSALEELMKEEEKAKERSNRKDYWLFEGIIVKVMSKALAEKGYYKQKGVVRKVIDKYVAEIEMLESKHKLRVDQEELETVIPQIGGLVKIVNGAYRGSNARLLGVDTEKFCAKVQIEKGIYDGRVLKAVEYEDICKLA from the coding sequence atgGGTAAGAACGATTTCCTCACACCGAAAGCAATCGCGAATCGAATCAAAGCGAAAGGTCTTCAAAAACTCCGATGGTACTGTCAAATGTGTCAGAAACAATGTCGAGACGAGAACGGATTCAAGTGCCACTGTATGAGCGAGAGCCACCAGCGGCAAATGCAAGTCTTCGGTCAAAACCCTAACAGGATCATCGACGGATACTCTGAAGAATTCGAAAACGAATTCCTTGACATGATGAAACGGAGCCATAGGTTTTCTCGTGTCGCGGCGACCGTGGTTTATAATGAGTATATTCATGATAGGCATCATATTCATATGAACTCGACGCAGTGGGCGACGTTGACGGAATTTGTCAAGTATCTGGGGAGAACTGGCAAGTGTAAAGTTGATGAAACGCCCAAAGGGTGGTTCATTACTTATATTGATAGGGATTCAGAGACGATTTTTAAGGAGAACATGAAGAATAAGAGAGTTAGAGCGGATTTAGCCGAGGAGGAGAAGCAGGAGAGGGAGATTAAGAAGCAGATTGAGAAGGCTGGAGAGTTGTCTGTTAACAATGACGGTGTGGAGAGTGGTGATGTGGATAATGGTGAAGTGCGGCCAGCAAAGGAGTTGAAATTGGACAGTGGTGTGAAGGTTGGTTTCGCGCTTGGTTTGAAGAGTAATAATGTTGGGAAAGATAGAGGGGAGAGTTCTAGTTCTAGACTGGTTTTTGAGGAAGTTGAGGATAAGGAGAGGAAGATGGGGAGAAGTAAGGAAAGTAGCAATGGAGGTAAAAGTGGGAAATCAGCATTGGAGGAGTTGATgaaagaggaagagaaggcGAAGGAAAGGAGTAACAGGAAGGATTATTGGTTGTTCGAAGGGATTATTGTTAAGGTAATGAGTAAGGCTTTGGCAGAGAAAGGGTATTATAAGCAGAAAGGGGTAGTGAGGAAAGTGATTGATAAGTATGTTGCTGAAATTGAGATGCTTGAGAGTAAGCATAAGTTGAGGGTCGATCAGGAAGAGCTCGAGACTGTGATCCCGCAGATTGGGGGTTTAGTGAAAATAGTGAATGGGGCGTATAGAGGTTCCAATGCCAGGTTGTTGGGAGTGGATACAGAGAAGTTTTGTGCCAAGGTGCAGATAGAGAAGGGAATTTATGATGGGAGAGTGCTTAAGGCTGTTGAATATGAGGATATTTGCAAACTTGCGTAG